In one Mucilaginibacter sp. PAMB04168 genomic region, the following are encoded:
- a CDS encoding alpha/beta hydrolase family protein, with the protein MKKLLLYLFLFIQLSNRANAQELMVIKSAYLHVNDTVRLYKPKQYAHGQTYPTVILLHGHGGNYKAWGYLANLQNLADEYGFIIACPDGLRSSWFMNAPDKNGMQWESFFINEFFPELKRKASVDTGKVFITGNSMGGHGAMWLFLRHPNLFLSAGSTSGVLNLRYSSYKNKSLSEILGTYAENNKQFDEYSSINQLTAEKVGGKYLIFDCGTEDYLYPANKKFRERCDSLKIKALFSAQPGRHQPNYWKYTILNHFRFFSALVKKKLPDQDYVKPVKP; encoded by the coding sequence ATGAAAAAGCTGCTATTATACCTTTTCTTATTTATTCAATTGAGTAACCGCGCTAATGCGCAGGAATTGATGGTGATCAAATCAGCCTACCTGCACGTGAACGATACCGTTCGTTTGTATAAACCCAAACAGTATGCGCATGGGCAAACCTATCCTACCGTTATCTTGCTGCATGGGCATGGCGGCAACTACAAGGCATGGGGATACCTGGCTAACTTACAAAACCTGGCCGACGAATACGGGTTTATTATAGCCTGCCCCGACGGTTTACGCAGCAGTTGGTTCATGAATGCGCCCGACAAAAACGGTATGCAGTGGGAGAGCTTTTTTATAAACGAGTTTTTCCCCGAACTGAAACGCAAAGCCAGCGTAGATACAGGTAAAGTTTTTATTACCGGTAACAGCATGGGCGGGCATGGCGCTATGTGGCTTTTTCTGAGGCACCCAAACCTGTTTTTAAGTGCAGGGAGCACCTCCGGCGTACTTAACCTGCGCTATTCATCTTACAAGAACAAAAGCTTATCCGAAATACTGGGTACTTATGCCGAAAATAACAAGCAGTTTGATGAGTATTCAAGCATCAACCAGCTAACAGCAGAAAAGGTAGGGGGCAAATATTTGATTTTTGACTGCGGCACCGAAGACTACCTGTATCCAGCCAACAAAAAGTTTAGAGAGCGGTGTGACTCGCTAAAAATAAAAGCGCTGTTTAGCGCCCAGCCCGGACGCCACCAACCTAATTACTGGAAATATACTATCCTCAACCACTTCAGATTTTTTTCGGCACTGGTAAAAAAAAAATTGCCCGATCAGGACTATGTGAAACCGGTTAAACCATAA
- a CDS encoding polysaccharide pyruvyl transferase family protein, which translates to MSVNRRQFIETSGKALAGTFLLPHAALSAIKEPNNGMQTDALESVKAMAPKRILLRSAWAVSNIGDIGHTPGTLHVLEEYLPDAEITLWPVIINAEVESMLLRRFPKLKIIKGTLTSGEGAPLNSDILQAFEQTDFFLYNSGMHFNYGLFNYEWNGLMGLMSQFFICQKLGKPYGMFGHSFDLWAQPSPYVFASVLNKAAFIYCRDGESLKYIKENGIKAPVMEFGPDGCFGIDTLDEPKGLAYLKANGLQDNDFMALIIRSYTPKPEATANNKDKLNPYQPTPEQQELDRERFAKINALVTAWVRQTKKKVLLAPEAFKEITAAKALVYDQQPDDVKPYLVHRHEFWNADEALSVYKRARVVMGMEPHSLIMALAVGVPVIHTCPFSFGKKGWMFRDIGLPEWLFDIDKDDTATMQQALFHIHNNYTAARNKAAKAMQFVRQRQKDAMQVLKLSIK; encoded by the coding sequence ATGTCAGTAAACAGAAGACAATTTATTGAAACATCTGGCAAAGCGCTGGCAGGTACTTTTCTGTTACCTCATGCCGCTCTTTCAGCGATAAAAGAACCAAACAATGGTATGCAAACGGATGCCTTGGAATCGGTAAAAGCTATGGCGCCTAAACGTATCTTGTTGCGTTCGGCTTGGGCGGTTTCAAACATTGGTGATATCGGCCATACGCCTGGCACACTGCATGTATTGGAAGAGTACCTGCCTGATGCTGAGATTACCTTATGGCCGGTTATCATAAATGCCGAGGTTGAAAGCATGCTGCTCCGGCGCTTTCCCAAATTAAAGATTATCAAAGGTACACTAACCTCTGGGGAAGGAGCACCCTTAAATTCTGATATTTTACAGGCCTTTGAGCAGACCGATTTCTTTTTATATAACTCGGGCATGCACTTTAATTACGGACTATTTAACTATGAATGGAATGGTTTAATGGGTTTAATGAGCCAGTTCTTCATTTGCCAGAAGCTGGGTAAGCCTTATGGCATGTTTGGTCATTCGTTTGACTTATGGGCCCAGCCCAGCCCTTATGTATTTGCATCCGTGCTTAACAAAGCCGCTTTTATTTATTGCCGCGATGGGGAATCGTTAAAGTATATCAAGGAAAATGGTATTAAAGCGCCAGTAATGGAGTTTGGCCCCGATGGATGCTTCGGCATTGATACTCTTGACGAGCCGAAAGGCTTAGCCTATTTAAAAGCAAATGGTTTGCAGGACAATGATTTCATGGCGCTCATCATCCGAAGTTATACACCTAAACCCGAAGCTACCGCAAACAACAAGGATAAATTAAACCCCTACCAACCTACGCCCGAACAGCAGGAGTTGGACCGTGAGCGTTTTGCCAAAATTAATGCATTGGTTACCGCCTGGGTACGCCAAACAAAAAAGAAAGTTTTGTTGGCTCCCGAAGCCTTTAAAGAAATTACGGCAGCCAAAGCCTTGGTGTACGACCAGCAGCCTGATGACGTAAAGCCCTACTTGGTTCACCGCCATGAGTTTTGGAATGCTGATGAAGCACTATCGGTTTATAAAAGGGCCCGGGTAGTGATGGGAATGGAGCCGCATTCGCTCATTATGGCTTTGGCTGTAGGCGTGCCCGTCATACATACATGCCCATTTAGCTTTGGTAAAAAGGGCTGGATGTTTAGAGATATTGGCCTGCCTGAGTGGCTGTTCGATATAGATAAGGACGACACCGCTACTATGCAGCAAGCCTTATTTCATATTCATAATAATTACACGGCAGCACGCAACAAAGCTGCCAAGGCCATGCAGTTTGTAAGGCAACGGCAAAAAGATGCCATGCAGGTACTCAAATTATCTATCAAATAA
- a CDS encoding MFS transporter, producing the protein MELVEVETKITDKRIWPLLLQAPVIVAALGYFVDIYDLLLFSIVRISSLQGIGVASTNMMNDGILLINVQMIGLLLGGILWGILGDKKGRLSVLFGSILIYSVANIMNGMVTSITQYAILRFVAGVGLAGELGAGITLVAEILPKKVRGYGTAMVASVGLLGAVLAYFVAKYFDWRTTYYIGGGLGMLLLLLRISVAESHLYQATQQAKVEKGNILILFTSAKRFFKYIRCIAIGLPIWFVIGILITFSPELSHAMGLSFAASSGTAVMYCYIGMAIGDISSGLVSQYLNSRKKAVALFMAFTMISIALYLTFSSASSTYFYAICLVGGFSIGFWAMFVTIAAEQFGTNLRSTVATTVPNFVRGAVVPLTYFFQQLGTATNLVTSAWIVGLVTLALAALALWQMEETFGKDLNYTE; encoded by the coding sequence ATGGAATTAGTAGAGGTTGAAACCAAAATAACAGACAAGCGCATATGGCCATTGCTATTGCAAGCGCCGGTTATAGTAGCGGCGCTGGGCTATTTTGTTGATATATACGATTTGTTGCTTTTTAGTATTGTACGTATTTCCAGTTTACAAGGTATAGGTGTGGCCAGCACCAACATGATGAATGACGGTATTTTATTGATAAACGTACAAATGATAGGTTTGCTGTTGGGTGGCATATTATGGGGTATACTGGGTGATAAAAAGGGCAGGCTTTCTGTACTGTTTGGCTCTATACTTATTTATTCTGTTGCTAACATAATGAATGGTATGGTTACCAGCATTACACAATATGCCATATTGCGTTTTGTTGCCGGTGTGGGCCTTGCCGGCGAGCTTGGGGCAGGCATAACGCTGGTAGCCGAAATTTTACCTAAAAAGGTGCGGGGTTACGGTACGGCTATGGTAGCTTCAGTAGGTTTATTGGGCGCCGTATTAGCTTACTTCGTAGCTAAGTATTTTGACTGGCGAACAACTTATTACATTGGCGGCGGCTTAGGCATGCTATTGCTGCTGTTACGCATAAGCGTTGCCGAATCTCATTTATACCAGGCTACCCAGCAGGCCAAAGTAGAAAAAGGCAACATCCTGATTTTGTTTACCAGTGCCAAGCGATTTTTTAAATACATACGCTGTATTGCCATAGGGTTGCCTATATGGTTCGTTATTGGTATCCTGATCACCTTTTCGCCCGAGCTGAGCCACGCTATGGGGCTTTCCTTCGCGGCAAGTTCTGGCACTGCTGTAATGTACTGCTATATAGGTATGGCCATTGGCGATATTAGTAGCGGGCTGGTTAGCCAGTATTTGAACAGCCGTAAAAAAGCAGTGGCGCTTTTTATGGCGTTTACGATGATCAGTATTGCGCTTTATCTTACTTTTTCATCAGCCAGCTCCACTTACTTCTATGCAATATGCCTGGTTGGCGGTTTTTCAATTGGGTTTTGGGCCATGTTTGTTACCATCGCGGCCGAACAGTTTGGCACCAACCTGCGATCAACCGTAGCTACTACGGTGCCCAATTTTGTACGGGGCGCTGTAGTGCCGCTTACTTACTTTTTTCAGCAATTGGGTACGGCCACCAACTTGGTTACCAGCGCCTGGATAGTGGGATTGGTAACCCTGGCGTTGGCAGCCTTGGCGCTATGGCAAATGGAAGAAACTTTTGGCAAAGATTTAAACTATACTGAATAA
- a CDS encoding beta-galactosidase trimerization domain-containing protein, with protein MAPLVNKSLLSFLMVLGCFFYGINVSAQVSVNEVPLIGAEVFIEPGQNENDVDTWFKRMKECGMTITRIRMFESYMHKPDGSWDYSLFDRAFKAGEKYNIKIYANLFPATDFDDVGGFKFPRSEAHLKSISNYIKNLAGHFKQFKSLYGWVPINEPGCGHYPKQEFTNLKLAEWKKLQPVAAFNKNSYVHFDFADERFLVDYNTWFLKWLTDEIHRYDNGRPVHVNNHAIFKNAVEYDFPKWRTFLTSLGGSAHASWHFDYFKRNQYAMALSANSEILRSGAGSIPWLMTELQGGNNTFSGNQAMCPTSQEISQWIWTTLATGSKGAIFWCLNPRMSGIEAGEWALLNFQNQPSDRMLAIGQITNIIGAHAQLFANAQVQESGINILYVRQSMWVEKKQSLDFANDFEARKPGAVMKSALAYFEALSQLGLQSNMKEIAEFDFGSDDYTGKTIILSNQIAIPTAYYSKLKSFVQKGGKLIADGSTAYYDENAICVMNNKFPLKDLFGGVIKEYKMRDTLYNVKLNGYTQDFKAHAWQGYIEPATGQSLGKVGNEVIALKNTYGKGKTLWIPSLLGLGSRLQNDYNNLGNLLCNEVDLKDVAFRFPNLEKDMMMKTLKSGNSYLTVIINKSGQKKELTLAGSKSEYKSQLLYTNSGGAVNGKLVSILPEETLVIKWDKN; from the coding sequence ATGGCACCACTAGTAAATAAAAGTCTTTTAAGCTTCTTAATGGTATTAGGGTGCTTCTTCTATGGGATCAATGTATCAGCGCAGGTGTCGGTGAATGAGGTGCCGTTAATCGGAGCTGAAGTGTTTATAGAGCCGGGCCAAAATGAAAACGATGTAGACACCTGGTTTAAGCGGATGAAAGAGTGTGGCATGACTATTACCCGCATACGCATGTTTGAAAGCTATATGCACAAGCCCGACGGTAGCTGGGACTATAGTTTGTTTGACAGAGCCTTTAAAGCAGGAGAAAAATATAATATTAAGATATATGCCAATTTATTTCCGGCTACCGATTTTGATGATGTGGGCGGCTTCAAGTTTCCGCGGAGCGAGGCGCACTTAAAAAGTATCAGCAATTACATCAAAAATCTGGCTGGGCATTTTAAACAATTTAAATCGCTTTATGGTTGGGTGCCCATTAACGAGCCTGGATGCGGGCATTACCCTAAACAGGAGTTTACCAATTTAAAACTGGCCGAGTGGAAGAAACTGCAGCCCGTAGCCGCTTTTAACAAAAACAGCTATGTGCATTTCGATTTTGCCGACGAACGTTTTTTGGTAGATTATAATACCTGGTTTTTAAAGTGGCTTACCGATGAAATACATAGGTATGATAATGGTCGCCCGGTGCATGTAAACAACCATGCCATTTTTAAAAATGCAGTCGAATACGACTTTCCGAAATGGCGTACTTTTTTAACAAGCCTGGGTGGCTCAGCCCATGCAAGCTGGCATTTTGATTACTTTAAACGGAATCAGTATGCCATGGCCTTGTCAGCAAACAGCGAAATTCTGCGTTCAGGAGCGGGTTCAATACCTTGGTTGATGACCGAACTGCAAGGCGGAAACAATACTTTTAGCGGTAACCAAGCCATGTGTCCAACCAGTCAGGAAATAAGCCAATGGATCTGGACTACATTGGCAACAGGTAGTAAAGGTGCTATATTTTGGTGCCTAAACCCGCGTATGTCGGGCATCGAAGCCGGTGAGTGGGCTCTGCTCAACTTTCAAAACCAGCCGAGTGATCGTATGCTGGCTATTGGTCAAATCACTAATATCATAGGTGCTCATGCACAGCTGTTTGCAAATGCACAGGTACAGGAGTCGGGCATCAATATCTTGTATGTTCGTCAAAGTATGTGGGTGGAAAAGAAACAATCGCTCGATTTTGCCAACGATTTTGAGGCCCGAAAACCCGGAGCGGTTATGAAATCGGCACTGGCCTATTTTGAAGCTCTAAGTCAGTTAGGCTTACAGTCCAATATGAAAGAGATAGCCGAATTTGATTTTGGCAGCGATGATTATACAGGTAAAACAATCATTCTGTCTAACCAAATTGCTATACCCACCGCTTATTATTCCAAACTCAAAAGCTTTGTACAAAAAGGGGGTAAGTTAATTGCGGATGGCTCAACCGCTTACTACGATGAAAATGCTATCTGTGTAATGAATAATAAATTTCCGCTTAAAGATTTATTTGGAGGAGTGATTAAAGAGTACAAAATGCGCGACACCTTATACAATGTAAAGTTGAACGGTTACACACAGGATTTTAAAGCACATGCCTGGCAAGGTTACATTGAACCCGCTACGGGGCAGTCGTTAGGTAAGGTCGGAAACGAGGTAATCGCATTAAAAAACACTTACGGCAAAGGGAAAACACTTTGGATTCCCTCACTATTAGGATTAGGAAGCCGGCTGCAAAACGACTATAATAATTTAGGTAATTTGCTTTGCAATGAGGTTGACTTAAAGGATGTTGCTTTTCGTTTTCCAAACCTGGAAAAAGATATGATGATGAAAACCCTGAAGTCAGGCAATAGCTACTTAACGGTTATCAT